In Lewinellaceae bacterium, a single window of DNA contains:
- a CDS encoding bifunctional riboflavin kinase/FAD synthetase, whose protein sequence is MRVFNDLKNLPSFRNAVVTIGSFDGVHLGHQEIFKKINDLANGVDGESIVITFHPHPRLVVYPKDDSMKLITTIDEKVQLMERYQVDNVVVVPFTIEFSQQSADEYIQKFLVEKFHPKYIVIGYDHRFGLNRQGDINYLKWHGPEGGYKVIEIPKHEVENMAVSSTKIRNAMEKGDVGAAQRLLGHAFTLTGTVVHGNKIGNKLGFPTANLDIGQKHKLVPPTGIFAVNVVHNRQRYGGMLYIGHRPTLREYKNRTIEVNIFGFNKDIYGDKLQLELVERIRDDMQFEKMEELQKQLEKDRFSAKKILEARQAPREEKKMSQYPRVAIVILNYNGRAYLERFLPSVMATTYPNYEVIVADNGSLDDSLAFLGEQYANIKTLDLKGNHGYARGYNLALRQIEAPYYILLNSDVEVTEGWIEPIIELMERDPTVGACQPKIKSCQQRNYFEYAGAGGGWLDALGYPFCRGRIFAVTERDSGQYEDTQEIFWATGAAFFVRSQLFHGLEGFDPDYFAHSEEIDLCWRIKRAGYKVMARPRSVVYHVGGGTLDYNTPQKAYLNFRNSLFNLLKNEDGRRLWWLIPLRLLLDGLAGGLFLSQGKFRHIRSILRAHRSFCANFSKMLKKRRQIRELIQKVSISPMPNMAGRYPGSIVWLYYARGKRYFKNL, encoded by the coding sequence ATGAGAGTGTTCAATGACCTGAAAAACCTGCCGTCCTTTCGCAACGCCGTTGTCACCATCGGGTCCTTCGACGGCGTCCACCTGGGCCATCAGGAAATCTTCAAGAAGATCAACGACCTGGCGAACGGCGTGGACGGGGAAAGCATCGTCATTACTTTCCACCCTCATCCCCGGCTGGTGGTTTACCCCAAGGACGATAGCATGAAGCTGATCACCACCATAGACGAAAAGGTGCAGCTCATGGAGCGCTACCAGGTCGATAACGTAGTGGTGGTGCCGTTTACCATAGAATTCTCCCAGCAGAGCGCCGACGAATACATCCAGAAGTTTCTGGTCGAAAAGTTCCATCCTAAATACATCGTCATCGGTTACGACCACCGCTTTGGGCTCAACCGGCAGGGAGACATCAACTACCTGAAATGGCACGGGCCGGAAGGCGGGTACAAAGTCATTGAAATCCCCAAGCACGAGGTGGAAAACATGGCGGTCAGCTCCACCAAAATCCGCAACGCAATGGAGAAGGGGGACGTAGGGGCCGCCCAGCGCCTGCTCGGCCACGCCTTCACCCTGACCGGCACGGTCGTGCACGGCAATAAGATCGGCAACAAACTCGGTTTTCCCACCGCCAACCTCGACATTGGCCAAAAACACAAACTGGTGCCCCCCACCGGCATCTTCGCGGTAAACGTGGTGCACAACCGGCAGCGCTACGGCGGCATGCTGTACATCGGCCACCGCCCCACGCTGCGGGAATACAAGAACCGGACGATAGAAGTCAATATCTTCGGTTTTAACAAGGATATTTACGGCGACAAGCTCCAGTTGGAGCTGGTGGAACGCATACGGGACGACATGCAGTTCGAAAAGATGGAGGAGCTGCAAAAACAGCTCGAAAAAGACCGGTTTTCTGCCAAGAAAATCCTGGAGGCCCGGCAGGCGCCCCGGGAGGAAAAAAAAATGAGCCAGTACCCCCGGGTGGCCATCGTCATTCTCAACTACAACGGGCGGGCTTATCTGGAACGGTTCCTGCCGAGCGTGATGGCTACCACCTACCCCAACTACGAGGTGATCGTAGCTGACAATGGCTCACTCGACGACTCTCTTGCCTTTCTGGGAGAGCAGTACGCCAACATCAAAACGCTGGACCTGAAGGGCAACCACGGTTACGCCAGAGGCTACAACCTCGCCCTGCGGCAAATTGAGGCGCCCTATTACATCCTCCTGAATTCGGATGTGGAAGTAACGGAAGGATGGATCGAGCCCATCATCGAGCTGATGGAGCGCGACCCTACCGTCGGGGCCTGCCAGCCCAAGATCAAGTCTTGCCAACAGCGCAACTACTTCGAATACGCCGGCGCCGGCGGCGGCTGGCTGGATGCGCTGGGTTATCCTTTTTGCCGGGGCCGCATCTTCGCTGTCACCGAACGCGACAGCGGGCAATACGAAGACACCCAGGAAATCTTTTGGGCCACCGGCGCCGCCTTTTTCGTGCGCAGCCAGCTCTTCCACGGGCTGGAGGGTTTCGACCCCGACTACTTTGCTCATTCCGAAGAGATCGACCTTTGCTGGCGCATCAAGCGCGCCGGATACAAGGTGATGGCCCGGCCCCGGTCGGTTGTCTATCACGTGGGGGGCGGAACGCTGGATTACAATACGCCTCAGAAGGCCTACCTCAACTTCCGGAACAGCCTTTTCAACCTGCTCAAAAACGAGGACGGGCGCCGCCTGTGGTGGCTCATCCCGCTGCGCCTGCTGCTCGATGGCCTGGCGGGTGGGTTGTTCCTGTCTCAGGGCAAGTTCCGGCACATCCGGAGCATCCTCCGGGCGCACCGCAGCTTTTGCGCCAATTTTAGCAAAATGCTGAAAAAGCGGCGCCAGATCCGGGAACTCATCCAAAAGGTGAGCATCAGCCCGATGCCCAATATGGCGGGCCGCTATCCGGGAAGCATCGTCTGGCTGTACTACGCCCGGGGAAAAAGGTATTTCAAAAACCTCTGA
- a CDS encoding RluA family pseudouridine synthase: MPKLQPDILFEDEHLILANKPPGLLSIPDRFAAEKPNLLALLNQRYGKAWTVHRIDRETSGLICFARNEEAHRHLSQQFEQRTVVKTYLALLDGPALPEEGTIDRPIAESQNQPGKMTVAKKGKSAVTHYKVAERFRQFTLVEARIETGRTHQIRVHFESIGHPLAVDSLYGRREAFFLSEVKLKRYQLGRDEEERPLMSRMPLHAWKLALEHPHTGERMEFEAPLPKDFAAVLKQLRKWGL; encoded by the coding sequence ATGCCGAAACTGCAACCTGATATCCTCTTTGAAGACGAGCACCTGATACTGGCCAACAAGCCGCCGGGGCTGCTGTCCATCCCCGACCGCTTCGCTGCGGAAAAGCCCAACCTGCTGGCCCTGCTCAACCAGCGCTACGGCAAGGCATGGACTGTGCACCGCATCGACCGGGAAACCAGCGGGCTGATCTGCTTCGCCCGCAATGAAGAGGCGCACCGCCACCTGTCGCAGCAGTTTGAACAGCGGACGGTGGTGAAAACCTACCTGGCCCTGCTCGACGGCCCGGCCCTGCCGGAGGAAGGAACCATCGACCGCCCCATCGCCGAAAGCCAGAACCAACCCGGCAAAATGACGGTGGCTAAAAAGGGAAAGAGCGCCGTCACCCATTACAAAGTGGCCGAACGCTTCCGCCAGTTCACCCTGGTGGAAGCGCGGATCGAAACCGGCCGCACCCACCAGATAAGGGTGCATTTCGAATCCATCGGCCACCCGCTGGCCGTCGACAGCCTCTACGGCCGCCGGGAGGCGTTTTTCCTTTCGGAAGTCAAACTCAAAAGGTATCAGTTGGGCCGCGACGAAGAAGAGCGCCCCCTGATGAGCCGAATGCCCCTGCACGCCTGGAAACTGGCGCTGGAACACCCCCATACCGGTGAGCGGATGGAATTCGAAGCGCCCCTTCCCAAGGATTTCGCGGCAGTGCTCAAGCAACTGAGAAAGTGGGGCTTATAA